CAACTTACCTTAAAAATATAACCACACTAAAAAATGAACGCCGTTACCTGCCCTTGAGCAGCAGTCCCGAATACAACGACAATAGTGTATCAGCATGGTTTGACAATTGGACTAATTTCGATCTTAGTTTAGCGCATTTTCTTTTCCAGGCTGCTACAGAGGTGAGTACAGCAATGGGCAAACCGCAAGAAGCAGAGAATTGGTTAAAATGCAAGGCGCAACTACCTCACTATGCGGCCGATGAAACTGGGCTACAAGTTGCTGTAAATCTTCCAATGAAACATTCCCACCGTCATATGTCTCCCTATATGGCAATTTATCCATTGGATTTATTAGACATCAATAATCCGCAGGAAAAAGAACTCATTGAGAGCTCCCTAAATCACATTGAAAAACTGGGTACACGTGCGTGGGTTGGTTATTCCTTTGCATGGATGGCTTGTTTACACGCGCGCGCTAAACAAGGAAAGGAAGCCGTAACCAATCTTCGAAAATTTGCGCAGAACTTTTGTTCCTCCAATTCCTTTCATTTGAATGGTGACCAAAAAGGCGGGCAATATTCAGACTTTACGTATCGACCATTTACCTTAGAAGGTAACTTTGCATTTGCACAAGGAATACACGAATTGCTCATTCAGAGCAAAAATAACTATGTAGAAGTTTTTCCGGCTTTACCTGCTGAATGGGCAACAGCATCTTTCAAAAATTTGAGAACGATGGGTGGATTTATCGTAAGCGCTGAAAAAAAAGAAGATAAAATTGTTCTGCTGAAAATAACTGCTACCGAAGACGGTAGCTTTCGAATTTTTGAACCCAAGGCACTCATGCACATCAGCACTAGGAAGCTCATACAGAGAGATAACACCATACAATATGTGAAATTAAAAAAGGGACAAACAGTCAACTTATGTAGCCTATAAAAACAATGGATTTGCCTTACCAAATTAAAAAAACACATTACACAGTACCGATACAATCAATTTAAGTCAACTGATAGCGTGCAAACAATGCAAAGAGCCCAAATCATCCAAAGCGATAATTTGGGCTCTTTGCATTGTTACATTACATTATTTAGAATGATTATAAAAAAATAACAGATAATCCTTTGAAAAATGCAATAGGACCAATAACTTTATCTCTGTTTATAATTAATCTAAATAAAACATTCAATGAATCGCATCATCATCTACCTTATGTTGCTTGTACCAGGAGCTCTACTTGCGCAAGCACAGCACAAAGCAGAAATACTGGGTAAAATTCTTTCGTCCGACGGAAAGCCCATTGAAGGGATAACCGTCAGACTACAACCGCAAAACATAACAACTTCTACACGATCTAATGGTTCATATCAATTTAAATCACTTAAGCCGGGTCAGGCAAAATTAGCCATCTCAGCCATAGGTATTCAACCACATGAGCAGGAAGTCGAAATTACGGATGGTAAAAATAGGGTTCCTGATATTTACTTAATTGAAAATCAATCGACACTGCAAGAGATCGTTATTAATGGTAAAGGAAATAACAAATTCACACGGAAACAGAGTTTATATGTTTCCAAAATGCCACTGAAAAATATGGAGAACGCACAGTCGTATGCTGTCGTTACCAAAGAGTTGCTAAAAAGTCAGGTGAATACAAATTATGATGATGCATTAGCCAACGTTTCAGGAATTGATAAGCTTTGGTCGGCGACTGGACGGCCCGGAGACGGTGTTAGTTACTACACGTTGCGCGGTTTTAGTACGCAGGCTGCCATGATTAATGGTGTAGTCGGTATTTCCAGTACAAGTCCAGACCCTGCGAATCTCGAAACAATTGAAGTGATTAAAGGGCCCTCTGGTTCATTATATGGCGGTGCGGCTGTTGGTTTCGGTGGATTAATCAATAATATCACGAAAAAACCTTTAGATACCGTGGGCGGTCGGGTAAATTATATTTTTGGAAGTTTCGCACAACATCGCCTTACGGCAGATATATATGGCCCATTAACAGCAGATAAAAAATTGCTCGGACGAATCAATACAGCATTATCCCATACAGGTACCTATCAAGACGCAGGATTTAATAAGTCGGTGTTTATTACACCTTCACTAACCTATAAACCAAACGAGAAACTGGATATCCAACTCGATGTTGAACTTTACCAAAACAAGGCTACTAATCCACTGATGGTTTTTCTCAATCGTTCACGTCAATTATTTGCCAGAACCCCCGAGGCACTCCAATTCGATTTTGATAAGTCCTATACTGCTAACGACGTCACATTCAAAAACCCAACCACCAACCTCCGCGGAAATGTAGTGTACCGGTTTAATGAGCGGTGGACGTCCAATACCACTGTAAACTGGAACAACCGGAAGGCCGATGGCTACTTTCAATATGTGATGTACCTACAAAACAGCAATGACACACTTATTAACAGATATGCTGGTAAACAAAATTATGCTGCAAAAAATATCAATGCTCAACAGAACTTTATTGGTGATTTTCATATCGGTGAGCTTCGCAATAGACTACTTGTCGGTCTGGATTATTTATACCAACAAACAGAAACACATAATTCGCCCTATGTCCTTGTAGACCAGATCAACACAGCAATAGATGATCCAGATTACTATAAATTTAATGCAGGAACCATTGACGCAGCCATAAGCGCTTCAACGGCAGCCAAAACGAACAATAGAGGTCGAAATCAAGTATTGGGAGCCTATGTTTCAAATGTATTAGATCTCACATCGCAGCTACATCTAAACCTAGCGTTGCGTATGGATTATTTTGATAATAAAGGAACCTACAACTTCGATAAAGACACAACGACTGGGACTTATCATCAGACTGCTTTCTCACCCCGTTTCGGCTTGGTTTATGAAGCTGTAAAAGGTCAGGTATCACTATTCGCCAATTATCAAAATGGATTTAAAAATGTATCTCCAGTTGTACAGCCACATCCCAGCATCTCGGGAGACTTCAAGCCCCAACAAGCCAAACAATGGGAAGCCGGAGTCAAATTAGACCTTTTAAACAACAAATTAGGCCTGACAGCAAGTTACTATGACATTTCAGTAGATAATATGCTTCGTCCTGACATAGTCACCATTGACGGACAAACCTATAATATTAGTGTACAGGACGGCACGCGCTTGAGCCGGGGAGTTGACTTTGATGTAACATTGGCCCCTATTCAAGGTCTAAACCTCATTATGAGCTATAGTTATAACAATAGTAAGATGACTAAAGCAGACAAGAATGTCAACAACCTACGTCCGACAGAAGCTGGGC
The Sphingobacterium multivorum genome window above contains:
- a CDS encoding TonB-dependent siderophore receptor, with amino-acid sequence MNRIIIYLMLLVPGALLAQAQHKAEILGKILSSDGKPIEGITVRLQPQNITTSTRSNGSYQFKSLKPGQAKLAISAIGIQPHEQEVEITDGKNRVPDIYLIENQSTLQEIVINGKGNNKFTRKQSLYVSKMPLKNMENAQSYAVVTKELLKSQVNTNYDDALANVSGIDKLWSATGRPGDGVSYYTLRGFSTQAAMINGVVGISSTSPDPANLETIEVIKGPSGSLYGGAAVGFGGLINNITKKPLDTVGGRVNYIFGSFAQHRLTADIYGPLTADKKLLGRINTALSHTGTYQDAGFNKSVFITPSLTYKPNEKLDIQLDVELYQNKATNPLMVFLNRSRQLFARTPEALQFDFDKSYTANDVTFKNPTTNLRGNVVYRFNERWTSNTTVNWNNRKADGYFQYVMYLQNSNDTLINRYAGKQNYAAKNINAQQNFIGDFHIGELRNRLLVGLDYLYQQTETHNSPYVLVDQINTAIDDPDYYKFNAGTIDAAISASTAAKTNNRGRNQVLGAYVSNVLDLTSQLHLNLALRMDYFDNKGTYNFDKDTTTGTYHQTAFSPRFGLVYEAVKGQVSLFANYQNGFKNVSPVVQPHPSISGDFKPQQAKQWEAGVKLDLLNNKLGLTASYYDISVDNMLRPDIVTIDGQTYNISVQDGTRLSRGVDFDVTLAPIQGLNLIMSYSYNNSKMTKADKNVNNLRPTEAGPKHLSNIWANYSLQQGKLKGLGFGIGMNYASENVITNSVATGTFTLPSYTLLNASLSYGFKHFEFAFKANNLGNQTYFKGWTTVNPQMPRNILGSVAYQF